The following are encoded together in the Variovorax sp. PBS-H4 genome:
- a CDS encoding adenosine deaminase: MTDARPYAYDIPADRLPALLRAMPKAELHMHIEGSLEPELIFALAQRNGVALPYASVEELRRAYAFTNLQSFLDIYYAGASVLLKEQDFYDMAWAYLERAAADNVVHTEMFFDPQTHTARGVAMQTVIDGLHRACVDAKARLGVSAALILCFLRHLSEEEAFATLEQALPFRDKLIGIGLDSSEVGHPPEKFARVFARCRALGFHLVAHAGEEGPPAYVWSALDVLKVERVDHGVQSTKDAALMKRLAQERIPLTVCPLSNLKLCVFPDLARHNLGQLLEAGLVATVNSDDPAYFGGYMNENFVQTFAATGLTAQHAWQLAANSFEGSFVDAQTKAGWMDRLNESFAQFGKA, translated from the coding sequence ATGACTGACGCCCGACCCTACGCCTACGACATTCCCGCCGATCGGCTGCCTGCGCTGCTGCGCGCCATGCCCAAGGCCGAGCTGCACATGCACATCGAGGGCTCGCTGGAGCCCGAGCTGATCTTCGCGCTGGCGCAGCGCAACGGCGTGGCGCTTCCGTACGCCAGCGTCGAAGAGCTGCGCCGCGCCTACGCCTTTACCAACCTTCAGAGCTTCCTCGACATCTACTATGCCGGCGCCAGCGTCCTGCTGAAGGAGCAGGACTTCTACGACATGGCCTGGGCCTACCTGGAGCGCGCCGCCGCCGACAACGTGGTCCATACCGAGATGTTCTTCGACCCGCAGACCCACACGGCGCGCGGCGTCGCCATGCAGACGGTGATCGACGGCCTGCATCGGGCCTGCGTCGATGCGAAGGCCAGGCTGGGCGTGAGCGCCGCGCTGATCCTGTGCTTCCTGCGACACCTGAGCGAGGAGGAAGCCTTCGCCACGCTGGAGCAGGCGCTGCCGTTTCGTGACAAGCTCATCGGTATCGGGCTGGATTCCAGCGAGGTCGGCCACCCGCCGGAGAAGTTCGCGCGGGTGTTCGCGCGCTGCCGCGCACTGGGCTTCCACCTCGTCGCGCATGCGGGAGAAGAGGGGCCGCCGGCCTATGTGTGGAGCGCGCTCGACGTGCTCAAGGTGGAGCGGGTCGACCACGGCGTCCAGAGCACCAAGGACGCGGCGCTGATGAAGCGGCTGGCGCAGGAGCGCATCCCGCTGACCGTGTGCCCGCTGTCCAACCTCAAGCTTTGCGTCTTTCCGGACCTCGCACGCCACAACCTCGGCCAGCTCCTGGAAGCCGGCCTGGTCGCAACGGTCAACTCGGACGACCCCGCCTACTTCGGGGGCTACATGAACGAGAACTTCGTCCAGACCTTCGCGGCGACGGGGTTGACGGCGCAGCATGCGTGGCAGCTGGCGGCGAACAGCTTCGAAGGCAGCTTCGTCGACGCGCAGACCAAGGCGGGCTGGATGGACCGGCTGAACGAGAGCTTTGCGCAGTTCGGCAAGGCGTGA
- a CDS encoding sensor domain-containing diguanylate cyclase — protein sequence MKSGLSNLRISLNTRLSAGVAAVVLAATFAIATVALHLVKASMQASIANEELAQVTAIADAVDQKFVSRRTLLKAFAESVQSHDGPNGAPLQHLLEHHQSLREAFDNVAIIDLDGEIVANLNGAQVIGRANVKDRPYFADTLSAGTGVISAPYRNRINGLEQVAITQPVRNDAGQVRLVIAGSINLKERNILGDLADVRFGKTGHLFILSKDGIVIDHPRPELVLNRAGSDGAGNADFQRAISGFEGTAEGKDLDGAHVLYAFKRIRQTDWILGAVYPQEEAFAHIDAIERVAWGAAIVLAMLAGAAALAVVRGQLQPLSQLHRRMLDAQTAPEETMAPRTYGPDEIGDLGRTFDELMQQRRASEKFLRDITDNLPVMVSHSDAEGRYTFVNARLCEKLGRSAADLLGHPVRDARGADYSVIPERYIQRVLAGEPVTFERRGSIRKGEEPRFFQTDLIPDRDETGAVRGYYAMTSDVTERKRIELSLAHSEGRIRTIADNIPAMVSHVDASLRYTFVNAKVKALHRSDALVGLSIAQARGPSGFASVEPFYRRALAGETVIVEKAGDAALGIGGRTYKAHYIPDQDDVGMVQGVFAMTFDITDEVNVRKALSEQEKRLRDVTDSIPALVGYFDRDENCLYGNSRARQMAGLGNGPLDGVTLRSAVGEALYAQHLPFIPVVLAGEAARFPVEAPLHDSIGYFQVNLVPDKDLQGRVLGFYAMTFNITALKEAEMLRAESEMRLRTITDNLPALITYIDREQKITFANGTYREWLGLDPAELIGRHIRDVAGPELYESRRPTIERALAGERVEFEAGTKRGEFDRVTHVIYVPDVGPDGATHGIFSLSLDITDLKAVERKLIELARVDTLTGLPNRLAFNELLPAAIARAIRAQSALALMFLDIDHFKSINDTLGHAAGDDVLAEFARRLKDNVRVTDTVARLAGDEFVIVLENLERPEAASMVARKVINGIGATGFQVDGRSLDVTTSIGVAFHLPADGAITTAELLARADAALYRAKAAGRNTFVLTAD from the coding sequence ATGAAATCAGGTCTCAGCAACCTCCGCATCAGCTTGAACACGCGCCTGAGCGCCGGCGTGGCGGCCGTGGTGCTGGCCGCGACCTTCGCGATCGCGACCGTTGCCTTGCACCTCGTCAAGGCCAGCATGCAGGCATCGATTGCCAACGAGGAGTTGGCGCAGGTGACGGCCATCGCCGATGCGGTCGACCAGAAGTTCGTCAGCCGACGGACCTTGCTGAAGGCGTTCGCCGAAAGCGTGCAGTCGCACGATGGCCCGAACGGCGCGCCGCTGCAGCACCTGCTGGAGCACCACCAGTCGTTGCGCGAGGCCTTCGACAACGTCGCGATCATCGATCTCGATGGCGAGATCGTGGCAAACCTCAACGGAGCGCAAGTCATCGGACGCGCGAATGTCAAGGACCGGCCGTATTTCGCAGATACCCTCTCCGCGGGCACTGGCGTGATCTCGGCACCCTACCGCAACCGGATCAATGGCCTGGAACAGGTCGCCATCACGCAACCGGTGCGAAACGATGCCGGGCAGGTTCGCCTGGTGATCGCGGGCTCCATCAACCTGAAGGAGCGCAACATCCTCGGGGATCTGGCCGACGTCAGATTCGGCAAAACGGGCCACCTGTTCATCCTCTCCAAGGACGGCATCGTGATCGATCATCCGCGCCCGGAGCTGGTGCTGAATCGAGCCGGCTCCGACGGTGCCGGAAACGCCGATTTCCAACGTGCGATTTCGGGATTCGAGGGCACGGCCGAAGGGAAGGACCTGGACGGGGCGCATGTCCTGTACGCCTTCAAGCGCATTCGCCAGACCGACTGGATACTGGGCGCGGTGTATCCGCAAGAGGAGGCCTTCGCGCACATCGATGCCATCGAGCGCGTCGCCTGGGGCGCAGCGATCGTGCTGGCCATGCTGGCGGGTGCGGCCGCCCTGGCCGTGGTGCGGGGACAGCTGCAGCCGCTTTCGCAGCTGCACCGGCGCATGCTGGATGCGCAGACTGCGCCTGAGGAGACCATGGCGCCTCGGACCTATGGGCCCGACGAGATCGGCGACCTCGGGCGGACGTTCGACGAACTGATGCAGCAGCGCCGCGCCAGCGAGAAGTTCCTGCGAGACATCACGGACAACCTGCCCGTCATGGTGTCGCATTCGGATGCAGAAGGCCGCTATACCTTCGTGAACGCGCGCCTCTGCGAGAAGCTGGGCCGCAGCGCCGCGGACCTCCTTGGCCATCCTGTGCGGGACGCGCGCGGTGCCGACTACAGCGTGATCCCGGAGCGCTACATTCAGCGGGTCCTCGCCGGTGAGCCCGTGACCTTCGAACGCCGGGGCTCGATCCGGAAGGGCGAGGAGCCCCGCTTCTTTCAGACCGATCTCATTCCCGACAGGGATGAGACAGGCGCGGTCCGCGGCTACTACGCGATGACCTCCGACGTGACGGAGCGCAAGCGGATCGAGCTGAGCCTCGCGCACAGCGAGGGGCGGATCCGCACCATCGCCGACAACATCCCCGCGATGGTCTCGCACGTCGACGCCTCGCTGCGCTATACGTTCGTCAATGCAAAGGTCAAGGCGCTGCACAGGTCCGATGCGCTGGTGGGCCTGTCGATTGCGCAGGCGCGCGGTCCGTCGGGTTTCGCGAGCGTCGAACCCTTCTATCGGCGTGCGCTCGCCGGGGAGACGGTGATCGTCGAGAAGGCCGGCGATGCGGCGCTGGGGATTGGCGGCCGGACGTACAAGGCCCACTACATCCCGGACCAGGACGACGTGGGCATGGTGCAGGGCGTTTTCGCCATGACCTTCGATATCACCGACGAGGTCAACGTCCGCAAGGCCCTGAGCGAGCAGGAGAAGCGGTTGCGCGACGTGACCGACAGCATTCCTGCCTTGGTCGGGTATTTCGATCGCGATGAGAACTGCCTCTACGGCAACAGTCGGGCGCGGCAGATGGCGGGCCTAGGCAACGGACCGCTGGACGGCGTGACCTTGCGCTCCGCGGTGGGCGAGGCGCTGTACGCGCAGCACCTGCCCTTTATACCTGTCGTGCTGGCAGGGGAGGCGGCACGCTTTCCGGTCGAGGCGCCGCTGCACGACAGCATCGGGTACTTCCAGGTAAACCTGGTTCCGGACAAGGACCTTCAGGGAAGGGTACTGGGCTTCTATGCCATGACCTTCAACATCACTGCATTGAAGGAGGCAGAAATGCTCCGGGCCGAGAGCGAGATGCGGCTGCGCACCATCACCGACAACCTGCCGGCACTGATCACCTACATCGACCGTGAGCAGAAGATTACCTTCGCGAACGGCACCTACCGCGAATGGCTGGGGCTCGATCCTGCCGAACTGATAGGGCGCCATATCCGCGACGTCGCGGGGCCTGAGCTTTACGAATCGCGCAGGCCCACGATCGAGCGGGCATTGGCGGGGGAGCGCGTCGAGTTCGAGGCAGGCACCAAGCGAGGGGAGTTCGATCGCGTCACCCACGTCATCTATGTGCCCGACGTCGGACCCGACGGAGCGACCCACGGCATCTTCTCGCTCAGCCTGGACATCACCGACCTGAAGGCGGTCGAGCGCAAGCTGATCGAATTGGCGCGGGTCGACACGCTGACCGGCTTGCCGAACCGCCTGGCCTTCAATGAGCTGCTGCCGGCGGCAATCGCGCGCGCCATTCGCGCTCAAAGCGCGCTCGCCCTGATGTTCCTCGACATCGACCATTTCAAGTCCATCAACGACACGCTGGGCCATGCGGCGGGCGACGACGTGCTGGCCGAATTCGCCCGGCGCCTGAAGGACAACGTCAGAGTCACCGACACCGTGGCGCGGCTGGCCGGCGACGAATTCGTGATCGTGCTCGAAAACCTGGAGAGGCCCGAGGCTGCCTCGATGGTGGCCAGGAAAGTCATCAACGGCATCGGCGCGACGGGCTTCCAGGTCGATGGCCGAAGCCTGGACGTCACGACCAGCATCGGCGTCGCCTTCCATCTGCCTGCCGATGGCGCCATCACGACAGCGGAACTGCTGGCCCGCGCGGACGCTGCGCTCTATCGCGCCAAGGCGGCGGGGCGCAATACTTTTGTGCTCACTGCAGACTAG